A single window of Oreochromis aureus strain Israel breed Guangdong linkage group 7, ZZ_aureus, whole genome shotgun sequence DNA harbors:
- the purbb gene encoding transcriptional activator protein Pur-beta, whose amino-acid sequence MVELKMADGDSGSERGGSSGGGGGGGFQHFQRDQETQELASKRLDIQNKRFYLDVKQNNKGRFIKIAEVGAGGSKSRLTLSLSVAAEFRDYLGDFIEHYAQLGPSSPEQIAQATAGEDGGPRRALKSEFLVRENRKYYLDLKENQRGRFLRIRQTVNRGPSFGVGGPVGGMLAGQTIALPAQGLIEFRDALAKLIDDYGGDDEEMTGGTAAGGYGELPEGTSIMVDSKRFFFDVGSNKYGVFLRVSEVKPSYRNSITIPFKAWSKFGGAFCRYAEEMKEIQERQRDKMYEKRDESEGDDVDDD is encoded by the coding sequence ATGGTGGAGCTGAAGATGGCGGATGGCGACAGCGGGAGTGAGCGCGGAGGTAGTAGcgggggaggaggtggaggtggctTCCAACACTTCCAGAGGGATCAGGAAACCCAAGAACTGGCGTCAAAGCGCCTGGACATCCAGAACAAGCGCTTCTATCTGGACGTCAAGCAGAACAACAAGGGCAGGTTCATTAAAATCGCCGAGGTCGGGGCTGGGGGCTCTAAAAGTCGCCTGACCCTCTCGCTGTCAGTTGCGGCGGAGTTCCGTGACTATCTCGGGGATTTCATCGAGCACTACGCCCAGCTGGGCCCTAGCAGTCCGGAGCAAATAGCACAAGCTACCGCGGGTGAAGACGGTGGGCCGAGGCGAGCTCTTAAGAGCGAGTTTCTCGTCCGGGAAAATCGCAAGTACTACCTGGACTTGAAAGAGAACCAGCGGGGGAGGTTCCTCCGGATACGGCAAACCGTAAACCGCGGACCTAGCTTTGGAGTGGGGGGCCCAGTGGGCGGCATGCTGGCCGGCCAGACCATAGCCCTTCCGGCACAGGGGTTAATAGAGTTTAGAGACGCCCTTGCTAAGCTCATAGATGACTACGGGGGAGACGACGAGGAGATGACCGGGGGCACGGCCGCCGGGGGCTACGGCGAGCTTCCCGAGGGCACCTCCATCATGGTGGACTCTAAACGGTTCTTTTTCGACGTTGGGTCCAACAAATACGGCGTGTTCCTGCGCGTGAGCGAGGTTAAGCCGAGCTACAGGAACTCTATCACCATCCCGTTCAAAGCCTGGAGCAAATTTGGAGGAGCTTTCTGCAGATATGCAGAGGAGATGAAGGAGATCCAGGAGAGGCAGAGGGATAAAATGTACGAGAAGAGAGACGAGTCCGAGGGGGATGATGTGGATGACgactga